One window from the genome of Chloroflexota bacterium encodes:
- a CDS encoding beta-ketoacyl-ACP synthase III: protein MSASRFARISGLGRSLPSRIVSNDELSTFVDTSDEWIRSRTGIAERRFVSDGETTGTMAIQAGCEALTASRVPPSEVGLVIVATSTPDHQVFPATASMVQDALGLTAAGAYDLDAACSGFVYALVTAGQFIASGSYEHVLVIGSDTLSRWLDFTDRTTCVLFGDGAGAALVSATDRAGGLRSFVLGSDGRGAKHLYVPAGGSRKPPSADTVAAHEHAIRMNGHQVYRFSTTTPADALVQAADRAGVRLADLDLIVAHQANDRILQTVAHNLELPESLFYSNVKHYGNTSAASIPLALYDARAEGRLSDGAMVGLMGFGAGLTWATAIWQWHEPAPRPAGA, encoded by the coding sequence ATGAGCGCGTCGCGATTTGCGCGCATCTCCGGCCTCGGACGGTCGTTGCCATCCAGGATCGTGTCGAACGACGAACTGAGCACGTTCGTCGATACGTCGGATGAATGGATTCGCAGCCGAACGGGAATCGCCGAGCGGCGCTTCGTGAGCGATGGCGAGACCACGGGCACGATGGCGATCCAGGCCGGATGCGAGGCGCTGACCGCGTCCCGCGTGCCGCCCAGCGAAGTCGGCCTGGTCATCGTCGCCACGTCGACGCCCGACCACCAGGTCTTTCCGGCGACCGCGAGCATGGTTCAGGACGCGCTGGGCCTTACCGCGGCCGGCGCGTATGATCTGGACGCGGCATGCTCCGGCTTCGTCTATGCGCTGGTCACCGCGGGGCAGTTCATCGCATCGGGGTCGTATGAGCACGTGCTCGTGATCGGATCCGACACCCTCTCTCGCTGGCTGGACTTCACCGATCGAACGACCTGCGTCCTCTTCGGCGATGGCGCAGGGGCCGCGCTGGTCTCGGCGACGGATCGGGCAGGAGGCCTGCGGTCGTTCGTTCTCGGCTCCGACGGTCGGGGGGCGAAACACCTCTACGTGCCGGCGGGCGGCTCGCGAAAGCCTCCCTCGGCCGACACGGTCGCGGCGCACGAGCACGCCATTCGGATGAATGGCCACCAGGTGTACCGGTTTTCCACGACGACGCCGGCGGACGCTCTTGTGCAAGCGGCGGATCGAGCCGGCGTTCGGCTCGCGGACCTCGACCTCATCGTGGCGCACCAGGCCAACGACCGAATTTTGCAGACCGTGGCGCACAATCTCGAGCTGCCCGAGTCGCTCTTCTATTCGAACGTCAAGCACTACGGCAACACGAGCGCCGCCTCGATTCCTCTCGCGCTCTACGACGCGCGCGCGGAGGGCCGACTCAGCGACGGAGCGATGGTGGGCTTAATGGGATTCGGCGCCGGGCTCACGTGGGCGACCGCGATCTGGCAGTGGCACGAACCCGCGCCGCGGCCCGCCGGCGCCTGA
- a CDS encoding biotin/lipoyl-containing protein, which produces MSDDPSMRAGPIDAWSAVVRSIIDAVEQSDTTELDVRVTGLRVAIRRPTRPLSPPAEPGAPGREAAISGADDTALHFVRSPLTGVWYDAPSPGAAPFVDVGSPVEVGSVIGLIETMKIFNEVASDQAGTVRQVLVERGALVAAHAPLLAIEPRSDALPPVRVE; this is translated from the coding sequence GTGAGCGACGATCCGTCGATGAGGGCGGGGCCCATCGATGCGTGGAGCGCCGTCGTCCGCTCGATCATCGACGCAGTCGAACAGAGCGACACCACCGAGCTCGACGTTCGCGTCACCGGACTGCGCGTTGCGATCCGTCGCCCAACGCGTCCGTTGTCCCCACCCGCGGAGCCCGGCGCACCTGGCCGTGAGGCCGCGATCTCCGGCGCTGACGACACGGCGCTCCACTTCGTACGTTCACCCCTCACCGGGGTCTGGTACGACGCCCCTTCGCCGGGAGCCGCGCCGTTCGTCGACGTGGGAAGCCCCGTCGAGGTCGGGTCTGTGATCGGACTCATCGAGACGATGAAGATCTTCAACGAAGTGGCCTCCGACCAGGCGGGGACCGTTCGGCAGGTCCTGGTCGAGCGCGGAGCCCTCGTCGCAGCGCACGCGCCGCTCCTCGCCATCGAGCCGCGTTCCGATGCGCTGCCACCGGTGCGCGTCGAATGA